One region of Nitrospinaceae bacterium genomic DNA includes:
- a CDS encoding oxidoreductase, giving the protein MKYRTFADGEPSVSEVGLGTWQLGADWGDVDDKTAERILGQAVDCGVNFFDTADVYGKGLSETRIRRFIKAYAGNLFVATKLGRFPEPGGAENVSLTQFRLHTENSLKRLGVEALDLTQVHCLPTEVLKQGDLFEWLRLLKKEGKIKNFGLSVESMEEALICLEQEGVSSLQIIFNIFRQKPITALFDRAKAQNVSLIIRLPLASGLLSGKFLANAIFPENDHRNYNRNGEQFNVGETFSGIPFSKGVELSDDLKSLVPEGITLAQMAMRWILDFDAVTVVIPGATTPEQVETNCSASDLAPLSEELHRKLKEFYENRSAPLIRGKY; this is encoded by the coding sequence ATGAAATATAGAACATTTGCCGACGGGGAACCATCGGTCTCGGAGGTCGGTCTTGGGACCTGGCAGTTGGGTGCTGACTGGGGAGACGTGGATGATAAAACGGCGGAACGTATTCTCGGTCAGGCGGTGGATTGCGGAGTGAATTTTTTCGACACCGCAGATGTCTATGGGAAAGGCTTGAGTGAAACCAGAATCCGCCGGTTTATCAAGGCATATGCCGGAAACCTATTTGTGGCCACGAAACTCGGCCGTTTTCCCGAACCCGGTGGAGCGGAAAACGTTTCTCTCACGCAGTTTCGCCTGCACACGGAAAACTCACTTAAACGACTGGGTGTGGAGGCTCTCGACCTGACTCAGGTTCACTGCCTGCCCACGGAGGTGTTAAAACAGGGAGACCTGTTTGAATGGCTGCGTCTACTCAAGAAAGAAGGGAAAATAAAAAATTTTGGCCTGAGTGTGGAGTCCATGGAAGAAGCACTGATCTGCCTTGAGCAGGAAGGGGTCTCCTCGTTGCAGATCATTTTCAACATTTTTCGGCAAAAACCGATCACGGCCCTGTTCGACCGGGCCAAGGCCCAGAACGTTTCTTTAATCATCCGCCTGCCTCTGGCATCCGGCCTGTTGTCGGGGAAGTTTCTGGCCAACGCCATTTTTCCAGAAAACGATCATCGCAACTACAACCGCAACGGCGAACAGTTCAATGTCGGGGAAACCTTTTCAGGAATTCCCTTTTCCAAAGGGGTCGAATTGTCGGACGATCTCAAATCCCTGGTTCCTGAAGGAATCACTCTGGCGCAAATGGCCATGCGCTGGATTCTGGATTTCGATGCCGTGACCGTGGTGATTCCGGGAGCCACGACTCCAGAGCAGGTTGAGACCAACTGTTCAGCCAGCGACCTTGCTCCTCTTTCAGAAGAGCTTCACCGCAAACTCAAGGAATTCTATGAAAACCGTTCGGCGCCTCTCATTCGCGGAAAATATTGA